Sequence from the Amaranthus tricolor cultivar Red isolate AtriRed21 chromosome 16, ASM2621246v1, whole genome shotgun sequence genome:
CAAACAAGTTTAAAAATCGCCCGCATTACATTGCTTAAACCCTAACGTATATCAGCATGGgtctttattttgtttattacatATTTGTATTGTTGTCTGAATTTGTTCTAACCCTATCTTTGGCTATTTAAACACATCATTCCCTTGTATAGTTGTATATTTGTGAATCAAGCAATGAGCTCGACTATATATTCTCTCACACCTTAATTGTaattctattttttatatatggttCCTCACAAACACTCAAATGTTTCATTTATGTAATTCTTTCAACTTTGTATTGAGCCTTCAAGCTCTTTTATAATCTAAACACAAAATGAAATACACTAGTGACTAGCTTATGATAATGGATGTAGCCTAATTCATTGTGTACCATCTTAAAATACTTGTGTTATTGTTTGCAATAATTTTTCATGCTTAATCGTGCATCTTCAAGTGACGATGTTTAACATTTCTTAGCACATCTAAATTATCAATTCCATATCGTTAGGCCTCCCTAACTCCCTCCTCTTTAAATTGTcacactttttattttagttcgtctttttaatttatcacaaatttcttttataaaaatgtATCCTAGCACCTTCTATCTATCCTTTTATAATTAtcacatttttcattttaattcgtCATTTTATTGTGCCACAAATCTGttatacaaaaatatatttcccactaactttTTTGTCAAATGCCTTTGTTGCAATTTCAAAGgaattaaaatgaatatgatAGAGAGACAAGGAAATTATTACATATCTCGGGTAATTGGGTATAAAGTACTTCTATGTTCCACTTAATTTGttccattttatatttttactagATAATGTCCGTACGATGCAcgactttttaaattttctgacatatttgtttaaactaaaattttaaaattttaacagataaattttacattatagttaTATCTCATTTCACTCTAAACTGTTTAATATATTACGTTGTATGATATCTTGTATTGTGAGCGGCAATGATTGTGAAAATTTAGTTTACGACAAACAAATCACAACAAAAGACAAAAAGTATGTTATGCTTTAACCATCTCAATATATCCAATACATCAATTAATACTcgtttaataaataaaattgaaaatattttataaataattgaaaaaaatgaaataaaatatataactttctaatacattaaatgatgtgacctaaaatgtaaaaaataataattagattCTATTAAGTCAAagatatgaaaataatttataggaGTAAAAACAATGACATTATAATCTAAATTTTGAGGAAATGACACTTAAGTAATTTCTTAAATGATGATGTCAGCtgtattttgttttagtaatagttatagatttGTCCAATGAGTTGCCAAATCAATTTTTGGATACAGTTCCATAACTTTCTTTATGTTTTCTCtcttattttaaatattcaattattataACTCAATATATTCCATTTTTTTAGCCTCCATACTTAGAGCAACTAAGGTTAAATGATTgagattagaggtgttcattcgggtaatTGGATCGATTTTGAATTGGTTCAAAATTAGATTttgtgtccacattgattttcacataattgtaaatttatttaaatcgCATCAAATCGAATTCGATTACAGAGTTGGTGAATATCAAATCGTTGGGTCAGTTTTGAACCTtataaaataggaaaattatcaatggtacccataAGTTTTTGCAAATTATCAATGATACCCTTAAGtcttttcgattatcaatggtatcaTTATGTTATTGAGCGTCTTATAATTATAACCTTTTCTAATATTTTCCGTTCAAAATCGTCCAAAACCataattgtttttttcttttattaattattaatacaaGTATAGTAGAGTACATTAAAGCTTCTAACGAACCACTAGTGGCATATATAGTAGTTCGTTAAGGTGTGATCAAAATTCATCATAGTAACACACTAATCTCATTCTCCTCATACTGTCTGCTgtatttctttttctctttctcaTTTTGTCTCCTCAAATGAACAAACAGTAGCTTGTTTTTATGGTTTACTAATTACTAGGTAGTATAGCAATCTCAATTCTTCAGCattttgttaattcttcaattatttcTTAATCATTTTGATTAACTCCTTTGATTATATGCTGAATTGCTAATTGTTCTTTCTTTCTATCCTCAACAGGCAATCCCTAAAAAGATTGTTAACAAGGCCAGTGAGACCCATCacccatttttcaattttatgttttcattggtttattttgaatttttatatgctgctctttttcattttcaatagGCCTATGATTTATACTTTATACtcacattattttaatttcgaattatagTGAAATATAtagatggaaaatttataaataattctcTTAAGTATTGCTCATTGACTTAAAATACGACAACTATTATTTAGACCTCTATATCCCAAGTAAAACCTTGTATACCCAACTATTGCTTATGAACTCAAAAATACCTAAAAACAATCGGTTAAATATAATGTGCATAGTGTTTAAGGATAAGTAACTCAATGAGCAATAATTGAGATTGTGAGTATTATTTACAAACTTTCCAATATAAATAACCTTAATAAATCAATGCActttatttaggaaaaattgctTCTAACAACCCTACCTTCAGTAAATGTCATTTTTCCCCTCTTTTTCCCATTGATTTAGTCTTGAACTCTTGTTTAACAGTTAATCAAGATTAAGATGTAAATTTGGTTACTCAGTTGGATTTTGGGTCGATTTTATCAGTCTGGATTTTTCAGGTTGTGTTAACAATTTTGACCTGGGCTGGTTCGGTTACAGGTCATTTTGGGCGAGTATCTATGTCAGGTCAATGCCACATTGAATCATGTACAGTTTTGGATGGAGTCAAATACGGTTCGGGTTTATATTGGATCAGCTCAATGCAATTAGTGTATTGGTATCCGAGAATGTAGACAAAGAAATATTGCTGGATCAGATGTATGCTCGAATCAGTTCCCTTGAACGAGAGAAAGAAcagatgcttttgaagacttcCTGAAGTATGAACGCATTGAAGGAAGAGAATGAGAGGTTGGTGAACGAGAAATTTGTTTGGCCGTGAAAATTCATCACATAATCACCCTATTGGCCCACTCGTGTGGGCACACCCACGGGGCACCCGCAAGGTTGGGCCCACAAATCCACGGGTAAAAAATGTTGACCGGCATACACACTTACTTGATGACGCTCACTTTTTTTCAAAGCCATATGGTTTTAGGAGGATTACCCATCGAGCATTATATATAAGTCCACAACCGACTAATTAGCAATGTGGGATCTTTTTTACATATGAAGTATTTCCTAAAAAATCTGCTTATCTTCTTCATATGGTATTGATAGGCTGCGCAAAGAGAAAGAATGGCTGCTTAACGAGAGCTTAACATGTATGAATGCATTGAATGTCGAAAGGGAAAGGCTTGTTAATGAAAAAGCTGCAGTATCAGCACTTTGATGGTATTGAAGGAAGAAAACAAGATGACTATGGAGGATAAATCTTTGGCCATTAGCAAGTTGATGGCAGAGAAGGATCAGTTGCTTGAAGCTTTTGAGAAAGGTACATGGCTGTTTTTTTGATAGTTAATGTCCAGGTAAACTGTGTTTCCTGTTTCCaccattttgaaaatatttttttagtttgaaaatcatagtgaaaaaATGTAGTAACAGACATGGTGATGCCGTAACTAGAGTAATGCGGTTATTGTATCTCCAAGTATTGGTCTGAGCCCTGAAATATCCCTTGAAGCGTCCTAAAATGCGTTTCTTACACCTTTACGATGCAATTTATATCTATTCGGTAAAATTCAAAACCTTTACGAACCGACCGACATGATGCTTTATGGCcttgtttttgttttgcattatGTTCATGATTGTAGTTTTACCACgcatagaaaaatattttccaatTGTTAGGAAGGAATAACATGATTGTAGTTTTACCAAGCATTGAAATTGCTACAGCTCAAAATCGAAGTGATAGCTTTACGTACTTGTTGTAGAAAATTCAAAGAGACATAGGGAGTAGTTTTTTCCAGCTCAATTATCCTTCAGAGtgaaatttttagtttttctagGCTACTTCTGTATAAACAACTACATCCTAGTGCTGTCTTCATGcacctttttatatttttctactATTTCCTAAAGTTTGTTGTAGCAAATTGCGGATGATGattgctaccaagggtcaacCGAAAACAATCTATTTGTTATCGCTAACAAGGGTAATGTTATGTACATCCAACCCCCTATACTCCATAGTCGGGAGCCATTTAATGGCTTTGGGATAGTGGAATGGAATGGTCCTAAAGTTTGTTGGTATTTGAGACTTTGGCATGGTTGTTGTCGCCTAGTCGGGTCTTAAAATTGATGCTAATGATGCAAATCCTGGTGTACTTTGTAGGATCAACACAGACTAGAAATATGAAGCAAGAAATAGAGAAGATGAAGCATCCAATGGAATCTCAAAAGGAAAAACTAGAAATGTTGATGAAAGACCGGGTTCAATTAGTTCAAGAAATAGAGAACAATACTGAAATTCAGATGGTGGTCGAATGCTGCTTCGAGCCTGAAATGGGTGTTCAATGTCAGCAACTCAAGGATTCAAAGGTTCGAATTGAGAAAGACCATTGTGTCGTAGGAGTCGAAGTCTAGGAAAGAGCAAGGTTATACCTATAAGGGGGCAAGAGGGGCCTATGCCTCGGGCCCATCCAAAAACATTAGTTAATAGTTGATAGTTAGGGGCCCATGATTAATGTTTCGCCCTAGGCCTCACAAATCTCAGGGCCGGCCTTGGCAAAGAGTCAAATTGCATGCTTTTATCATTCATTGATTTATGCTCCTAAgatgtttatttttatgtttcttGTTGTAGCAGTTGAAATTAGAAAATGTGGTAGATTTGAGAACCGAGATCAACAATCTAAGAAAAGAAGTGCAAGAAAGTGCAGAGCTACTCGAAAACTTGGAAATGAACAATCAATTTCTGACGGTGAAAGAGATTAGAAGTAACCATGAGCTACAAGCTGCTCGGAAAGCTGCTATTGAAGTACTACCGATTATCTTGAATTTTCATTGACGGTCTTACAAGACTTGACTAATTTTGTAGGGTGTGCTTGGCAAGTGACTCCGACCAACAACCATGTGCCGAACAGACCGCTTGATGTATTTGTATTCTATGATTTTTCACCTTAATTTGCAGGGTTTGCTAGCAATGCAAAGTTTGAAGATGAGTGTTGGGTTCAAAATAATGGGAGAGATCAAACGCAAATCTTTTCGAGATGCTTGTTCAAAAAGGTTTCGTAGTGGGGAGTGGGATATGAAATTCGGTAGATGGGAAGAAAAATGTGTGGAATTGTGCGTAGCATGGCAAAATAATATAAGTGATCCCGAGTGGCGACCTTTCAAATGAGAGATCATCGATGAAAAACTAACTATAAGTCGTATTATCTTCCATTTTTAATACGAATAATGAATCGCACATCGAAAATTAGAGCTGGTCAAAGTGTAGTTCCCTAATCCACCCTCAACATGTCTAACCAAAACTCAATTTTTGGACCGTGGCACATGACCGTCTAAAATCATTAGAATTCGGGTGTTTGGCATATGTTCGTTAGACTTAGTTGGAGTTGTTGGCTTGTCTGACCAGTTTGAAGTATTGGCTGATTTGTTAGCTGTTTAGTCAACTGTAACGTTTCATAAGATTAAAGTTTTTCTCACATGGATTCCTCCCAAATTTCTGCAGAAAGTGATTGATGAACACGATCAAAGATTGAAAAGTTGAAGGAAGAATGGGGTGATGAAGCTTATACAGAAGTAGTCGAGGCATTGCTTCAAGTGAATGAGTACAATGCAAGCGGTCGTTACCGGTTGCTGAGCTTTGGAACTATAAAGAGAACAGAAAGGCCAGTCTAGACGAgttgataaaatacgttatcaAGCAATGGCGAACTCACAAGAAAAGGAAGTTCTTCGCGTAAATCCTAATGTTTCGTGTTGAGAATTTAACATGCAGAGTTGCAGACTTTTCTTGTGGCTCTTCTCTTCAATTTGTGTTAATCTTTGGATATTAAAACTAAAGAAAgtattttgaagatttttcaGGATGAATTAATTGAAGTATTTAAGCTAATGCAGTAATATGATTAGTAACAAGGCATAGCAGAAAATTGACATTAACCTTAAAAAATTAGTCTATATTCCTATTAAGTTGTGCTGTTGTGTATGTCTAACCATATTTCTATAATATGTTGTCTTTATCATCAAGCTATTATATGATAATGATGCTTGATGAACCTTAGATGACATTACAACTCTTGTATGTGACCGTTTTATTATGAGTATATCgctaatttttctaattgatcactttaagattataagtgattactttaaggttGTAAGTTATACATTCTAagtctataaaaaataattactttaaaactGATAATAAGTGTATATTGAATCAGCCTAATAGAAGAATTTGTGATGAAATTATAATGTCTAAATATATTCGTgtactaattattaattagagaaaaagtgtgttaaaaagtcaaaagctAATAAAAATGCTACTCATACTTTTCGAcctaaacaaaaatattatattgaaaaaaattaattgtttgatCAACTAAAAACCCACATGTCAATTAAAAAGCAAGTAATAAAATCATTTGCCAAACTTTTGGGAGAaagtttaatattaatattaattctaTAAAATTAGAAGTACAAAGTACTTATCTAATATTACTTGCTATGTATAACATTTTTTTACCTATAACATTTTTTTACCAAAATGTCATTAAATAATTTCGCTATTTAATTACATATAATCAACAAAATAGTTATGTTATCAAATgatcaaacaaacaaatatcTAATCCACAAAAGAATCGCAATTTGTAGACTTGAAAGTTGAGACTACTAGGAATCAAATATAGTCTTTATTAGAGTATGTACTATTTTTCTTGTGGGACCAATCAAACTTATCCCAATGAATCACAACTTTTATGTACATCGTACAAATAGACTTGTCCAAACAGAgccattttggaaaatttagATGTTCAGTacaaaacttttattttacgttttatttatagtaaatatatttattttattaataaaatatatatttttttaatttacatttttatatacaagagaaagagaaaactCTATGCGATCAATGACCTCGCACGTACTTAAAAGACTCCCTGGTCCCAAATGGCAAATAAAgcaatttatattttcattttcatatacTGAAAATTTTTCACCtttagattttattttagtttcatACTCCTCTATTTAACATCCCAATTTTCCTGCTCCTCCTTCTCCAAGTAAGTATTTAACAGCTAATTtcatttcatttgttttttcattgatgGTAGAACTAATTACATTGATCCTCTCTAATTGTGATTTTAGTTCATGAAGAAAGAGTTTACAGCTTTACAAATCTCAATTTTCTGCAATTCTTGTTCTTTCCAGGAAAAATAATTTGTGGGGTTTTCCGACAAGATTAAGTTTTGCCCTTAATTTTATGTATCATTTCAAGTTTTGATCTTGGGTAGTAATCCTATGAACTTAACACTGCTTAAAaagaatttctttttttaaaaaaattaaaagatttggatttattAGGGTGGGTTAAATGCAATGCACATGGATTGCtgctggttttttttttttttttttcatgttagtAATGTAGACTCATGAACTTGATCCAAAGTGTGATTTACCAAAAGaattaagtgattatttttttgggtttaaaaaattttttttttcttcccaaTTCCACAGTTCTAAGATTTTTCTAGTCATTTGTTTGGAAATCTTATATGATAGAACttcattttgtgtttttaatatgTATGATTGTCCAACTATCTTTGGTTGCAAGTTCACTCTTCTATCAGAATTCCAATTTCCTAGTGGTTCtccaatttataaaaaaatttaatgtacCTTGCTCAAGGGTAATAATACAAAGTTTATAGTAAGTGTTGCTTAAGAATATGATTAGCAGTTGGAATTTTGGGTTTCTcttgaatttttaatatttgttgtGTGATGCAAATTACTATTCAAATCTAATTAGGATGTTGCCGATTAGactaaaaggaaaattctatcTAGTTGTCTTTAAATATGGTACAGAGTGTTGGTTTGTTAAGAAGATTTACGAACAAAAGATGGAAGTACAAGAGACGTGAATGTTGAGGTGGATGTATAGTTGCACAATGATGGATAGAATCAGGAATTGAGAGTTTAGAGACATGCTAGGGGTTGCTCCTTTTATCCACAAAAGAAAGGTTATTGATGCACCCGTGAGAAGGATAGAAAGCATCATAGTAGAGGATAAAGGAAGTCAAAGAAGAACTAAGAAACTTGGgatgaacaaattaaaaaaagactTGAGTGAGTTGCCCCTCTCTCgagacctgactagggatacgAATAGTTAGAGTCATTAGATACATGTCTTAGACTATTGATGCTACCCTTAGTTTCATCTTCCTATCCTAGTTTCTAGTTtctttttgttgtcttttttccCATTCTTTACTCTTTCCATGTACTTAACATATTTTTCTATTGGCTTTGCCCTAGTTTTACCTAGTGTCATTTTTTGCATGTAGTTCCCATCATGAGGACTATGACTATGACATtattgatagagtatataacacatTTGAACCTGTGACCAGGGTTTTGATACTTTGTCAGGGAATTATCTTAACGAAAAggttaagctaatggttgagccCGTTGAGGCtccaatatatgttatatactctattattATGCCATTATACAATTATGACTAGGATTATTCCATGTCTTTCACTAATAAGATGATCATTGTTTTTTTGTGTTTGGTCGAATTTACAGATTTTGTTTTAGTGGGTGTAATGGAGGATGAAGAACATAATAAAGAGTTACAGCAGCTACATAAGCTTGTAGCAAAGCTTGCAATGGAAATTGATGCTAAAAACATGAGGCTATTTCACTTGGAGGAGAAGTATGAGCAGTTGACTACAACTGTCAAGAATATGGTAATGGCAAAACGGAAGCTGCAGCAAGATCATGCTGAAGGTATATCCTGCTCTACCTTCCTTGACATTTTCCAATATGAATGATCATGAATCAAACTTCTGATTTCTACATGATGTTTGTTCCACTTGTATGATGAGCCTAAACTTGGAGTGTAATTGTTTCAGTTTGTAATCATTGAAAAAAAAGTGGTCACAGATGTGTTTGCGAAAACGATTGTAGTATCGCGGAAAACGGCTAATAACGGAGTAATCACACGAGTTGGGCCGATGTGATGTTAATTTTcgaaaaaaattcaattaaggGGAGTTTTGAAGttataatttcatttttgttgttgaattattattattatgcaataatatgcCCATAGCTATTATAATGGCACTGTATGAGGTACATATAGTGGATAATTAATAAACGTATTAGTTGATTTTTTgtttaacaattaaattatgaaTAACTATAATTTAAGTGATCTGTTATATAATTAATGTTAATGGGTATAATGAAATTGTAATGGAGATATGTTATAAGTACTTTTCCTACAATTTAGGAAGATGTCAAgaagaaatttttttgtaaCCTTTTCTTGAAAATAATGTTTTAACGGTGAAATATCAGCCGCTACAACGGTCGACGCAGCGTTTTAACCGCAAAATTCATGCACCATAACATAACAAGATTTAGCGTCACGACAGCTCTTAGACAGGTTACATAGTGGCCATTACGTAACGTAATAGGCGAGTTTTATTCTTGTAATTATATCGTGGAGAATAAAATGGAAGTTTGTCTTTCTCTATGGAGATCATGGTTGCGATTGTGCTAATTAGTTTCAATACCATACATTCTCTTCTTTTGAAGGTTTCTTGAGGTGTTGTTGATGTCTGAATTATGTAAGCTCACACTTTGTACAGTGTCCTTGTGCATCAAGCTTTAGCAATCAAATTGATGATTTCGTTTCAGTTGTTTCTTTCAGAAATCGGAAGATTGCAATCTAGTTTGTCGGAAAGTGAGAAAGTAAGATCCGAGTTGGAATATCAAAGAAACCAAGTTGAGCAAAAGGCCAAGGAAGTTGATAAACGTGAGATTCAACTGATATCTGAACAAGAAAGGGTACTTCACTAATCACTTATTCTCTGTTCATTAAGATGATTGATATTCATCTCTTTGTACAATAAATTTCTTTGTGGAAAGAGGCACTTCATTTAGAAGCAATGATTTATAGTGTGAATATATTCATGAAATGTACCAGGTCATTTCCAtgttgatgaaattttgatcattaaaaaatttttttgttaataatttttcattaccacctctCCAAATAGTAATCTATTGGAATAAATACATGATTGAAGTAGAACAAGTCTAACCATTAAAATTGTCAAGAGATTTCTGCCAAAATTGCTCTAACTTTTCATTACCAATTCCCACCAATAATACTAGCAACCAAATGGGCCGAGAGAGTTTTTTTGTTGCGGTATGTCTGCCTGTTCCTTTTTAATCGCCTAAATCTATATTTTGCTTCGTTCTAATGGTTGTTAATTTTGAACTCGTACATCCAAGTTTCTCCATCTTAATTTTCtttccattaaatttttttgtagatgaatttattatttttttatgtcaaTTAGTTTCTAGGTAGCCAAATATGTTTTTCGAAAAAAGAAATCTGAAGTGTAATAGctaaatttttatgttttattttctcGACTACTAGCTTGAATCTTTAATGAGAGATATGGAAGATGGTGGAGATGAGATGCAatgcttagaaacccttaaccAGACACTCATCAGCAAAGAACGTATAGCTAATGCAGAGCTTCAGGAAGCTCGCAAAGCATTGATTCATGTAAGATTCCCCTAGAACTCATTGCAACTTCATTTGAGATGCTAACTTGTGTCTTCTGATATGATAGCAAAGCGCTcatttatgaattatgatgtaGACTTTGCGAAGACTTCCTGATGTTGACACTAACATCGGAATTAAAAGAATGGGAGAACTTCAAGTTAAGCCTTTTCGAGATGCCTACTTGAAAAAGGGCCCTTCGGGGGATTGGGAAATGAAAGCGTCTGAGATGTGCTCATCATGGCAAGAAATTCTCGGTGATCCTAGTTGGCATCCTTTCAAACATAATGTTGTGAATGGAAGGCTGCAGGTATctttaataatctaacctttcacCCATTAACTATGAATAGAATAATCTCACTCgtcgattattttttaataatcaacCTTTGTCCTTAGTTTGCTATTAGCATAACtttttagtttataataattcaacctttaccCTTAGTTTGCTATTAGCATACCCTATTAGTATGCGGACGgcaaactaagggcaaaggttagtttattaaaaaataatctaaagttgggattattcatagctAATGGGtgaaggttggattattaatgtcaatttttcctaaatttttcATAGATATTAAAGGGCTAATGTTTTAGGTTGATTAGGTGactttattatttgtttattgaGGAGACTGGAGACCAAACTATCAGGTAGAATTTCATAAAATTGTCTCCTAGTAGTATCTAAACTTTGTTAATCCTAGAGTCTTCAAAATATGTTGTAAAGTTCTATTAATGACAATGTTATGTTTGATTTGTGGGTAAGGCTAGAGAATCCCTCACATGCAAGGTGGAGGGGGTTAAAGAGAACGCCTTAACCACTAGGTCAACCCATGATTCTCGACAATGTTTAGTTAATGCTATGTGTTGGGAAAGGAGAACAAAAAAGGAACTTGTTCCTGTTT
This genomic interval carries:
- the LOC130802714 gene encoding factor of DNA methylation 1-like isoform X2; protein product: MLKLFLSEIGRLQSSLSESEKVRSELEYQRNQVEQKAKEVDKREIQLISEQERLESLMRDMEDGGDEMQCLETLNQTLISKERIANAELQEARKALIHTLRRLPDVDTNIGIKRMGELQVKPFRDAYLKKGPSGDWEMKASEMCSSWQEILGDPSWHPFKHNVVNGRLQEVIDEEDCKLKELKCRWGEEVYKVVADALLELNDYNPSGRFVVSELWNYKEGRKASLKEAIEFLIQRLTTKSMKRKR
- the LOC130802714 gene encoding factor of DNA methylation 1-like isoform X1 → MEDEEHNKELQQLHKLVAKLAMEIDAKNMRLFHLEEKYEQLTTTVKNMVMAKRKLQQDHAEEIGRLQSSLSESEKVRSELEYQRNQVEQKAKEVDKREIQLISEQERLESLMRDMEDGGDEMQCLETLNQTLISKERIANAELQEARKALIHTLRRLPDVDTNIGIKRMGELQVKPFRDAYLKKGPSGDWEMKASEMCSSWQEILGDPSWHPFKHNVVNGRLQEVIDEEDCKLKELKCRWGEEVYKVVADALLELNDYNPSGRFVVSELWNYKEGRKASLKEAIEFLIQRLTTKSMKRKR